From the Pseudomonas sp. VD-NE ins genome, the window GCGTGAGTGAAATGATTGGCGAGTTTTGTGTGGCGATGGAATTCAGTGCGTCGGCGGAGGACATCGCGCTGACTTGCCATCCACATCCAACGCGGTCAGAGGCGTTGCGCCAGGCGGCGATGAATGTCGAGGGGATGGCGACGCAGATGTAGGGTTCGGAATTTTTATTGGCTGCCCCAGCGCTTTCGCGAGCAGGCTCGCTCCCACAGTTGACCGTGTTCCTTCTGAAGGACTGCGGTCGAATGTGGGAGCGAGCCTGCTCGCGAATGCGGACTACCCGATTTCAAGCGGGGAGATGCCCCAGCGGCAAGGCCCCCGGCGTCTTCACCGTGTGAATCGCAAAGTTGCTGCGAATATCGCTCACCCCCGGCAGCTTCAACAGGCAACCGCTAAGAAAGCGGTCATACGCGCGTAAATCCGGCACCACCACCTGCAGTAAAAAGTCGGATTCCCCCGACACCAGAAACGCAGAAATCACTTCCGGCAACGCCGTCACCGCAGCATAAAACGCCTCGGCCTGTTCATCGTTGTGGCGCTCGACCTTGACCCCGACAAACACCGTCAGCCCCAGCCCGACTTCATCGCGATCGAGATTGGCCTGATAACCGCGAATGACCCCGGCATCCTCGAGCATCCGCACCCGGCGCAGGCACGGTGAGGCCGACAAGCCGATTTCATCCGCCAGCTCGACATTGCTCAGGCGTCCGTTGCGTTGCAGCGCCGCGAGAATCTTGCGGTCGAAGGCGTCGAGTTTCATGGTTGGCAGATCCCGATAGTCATGGCACTGAGAACCAGCAGATTATGCCAATCCGGCGTGTTTTTGAAGCTGACTACACAAGCACCTGCCCTACCCTTCGGCTCTAGACTTGGCGCACCGAATCGACAACGAAAGGGCTGCAACATGGCGAGTCTCTGGCTGTTTTTCCTGGCATTGGCAGTGGTCTATCTGTTGCCTGGCCCGGACATGATCCTGCTGCTGCAAACCGGTGCCCGGCAGGGACGCGGCGCGGCGCTGGCCACCGCTGTTGGCTTGGGCATTGCCCGCGGTTGTCACGTGGCCTTGGCGGCATTGGGGCTGGCGGCGCTGTTCAAAGCGGCGCCGTGGACATTCGAGGTGGTGCGATTGGCGGGGGCGACGTATCTGCTGTGGATTGGCATTCAATGCCTGCGCAGCACGCTGCTGCCGAACCTGAATACGGGTGAGGCTGGTGAGGCGCACGGGCAATGGCGCGAAGCCGTCCGACGCGGTTTGCTGACCAACCTGCTCAACCCCAAAGCGTTGCTGTTCTGCTCGGTGCTGCTGCCGCAATTCATCGTCAATGACGGCGCACCGGTGCTGAGCCAGTTCGCCGTGCTCGGCATGTTGCTGGTCGGCGTCGGCCTGCTGTTTGACAGCGCCTACGCCCTCACCGGCGCCGCGCTGGGTCGTTGGCTGCAACACAGTCCAACGGCCCAGCGCGTACAACAATGGCTGTTCGGCAGCCTGTTGATCGGTTTCGCCGTGCGCCTGACGTTCGTCCAGCAGGCTTAGCCCTTGCGGGTCTTGCGCCGGCGACGGCTGATGAGCAGCAACGCGCCGGCCGTGAGCAGCACAATCGCGCCGATCTGCACCGGCGATTTGTACGGCCGCAACGACGAGCGCACAGCATCGGTGACCTGGGTGACGTAACGTTTGTCGGCGTTTTCGAAATCCGGGTACGGGCACTGATTGCCGAAATCCACCGCCCACGGTACGAATGGTCCTTCCTTGATGTAACGCTGATACAGCACGCTCTGATCTTCCAGGCTGCTGTTCCAGCCGGCGGCGTTGCACAACACAGCGGCAAACGCCTGGCTGGTGTGCGGCAGATTGTCTGCGGCGCGCCCGGCCAACTCGGTGGCGACAAAACGGTAGTGATAGCGCTGATCCGGTTTCGCTTCACTGGCGACCTGCCGTTGCACTTCGGCCTCACTCACCAGCGGGCCGACTTTCAGCTCCATGCTTTCCAGACTGTAATTGCCACCGAACGTGGCGTAGTCCGGCGACATCTCGTAACCGAGAATATCCATGCCCCACTCGCGGGCCGTCCACGCAGCGTTGTACAAGGCACTCGCGCGCTTGGTCGGCCACCACGCGGCATCGGCTTTCAGCCGTTGTTCGCCGTAGAGTCGAGCTTTGTTTTGCAGGTCGGGATTATCGAAATAAGCGACCGCATCGGCGTAATGCCCCTCACGCAGCAAGCGCCGACCAAGCAGATTGCGCAGGCTGGCGGCGACCGGCAGCGGCACGTAGTTATCGCGCTGCTGCTGGGTCAACACTGGCGGTGCCGGCACGTTTTCATCGACGTAGCGTTTTAGTTCCTCAACCGTCAGCACACGCTCGGCCACGGTTGCGGCGTCGAACCAATAGGTGCTGTTGCTGCGATACAACTGCACGAAAGCTTGCAGATATTCCCCTCGCTGCAACGCGAGAATCGCACTTTCACCTTCAACCCGGCATTTCGGCTGAACGCTTTCAAACGCCCAGTCTGGCGTACGGCGGTAACCCCAGTCTTCGCTCTGCGGGAAGGCCTGCGCGGCCTTGGAATAGGCCGCTGCGGCAGCGCTCTTATCGCCGTCACGCACCGCCAGCTTCGCCCGCAGCCACCACGCCAGCCCGCCATCACCGGCGTTTTCCAGGAAGGCTTTGGCACCGGCGTAGTCACCTTGTTGATAACTCATCGCCGCCAGACGATCGGCATTTTCGAGGCTGCCACGGGTGCTGTTTTGCAACAACTTGACGAGCTTTTTCTCGCTCGGTGGTTCATCGCCATACGACCAGCCTTGACGGCTGACCAGCGATGCCGTTACCAGTTGCTGCACCGCTTTGTGTTGCAGCAACTCGGCCAGTTCGGCCTCGGGCAACTCCGCCAGCTCATTCATCACTTGCTTGAGCGAGGTGTAACCCACCGCCGAGCCATGCAGGTTCTGCGCTTCATACAATTCGATGGCGCCGCTCCAGTCGCCCGCCGCGCGCAACGCCCGCGCCTCTTCACCGAGGCTGGCAACGCCCAATTCCAGCGGATCGCTGAAACCGTCGATGCTCATCTGCCGGGCCTGACGGAACGCAGCCAGCGATTGCTCCAGCGCTTCGATCGCATCGCCGCCTTCGCTGCTCATGGCAAACCACGTGCGGCCCAGCGAATACGCGGCCCAAGTGCTGCGCAACGGACGCTGTTCCACCGGCAAGGCCAGCAGCTTGTCGAAATAGGCGATGGCGAGTTGATGATCGCCCGTGGCAAACGCCACCGCACCGGCGACGTACAAACGGATTTCCGCCGGCAGACTGGCGCCTTGCGCCTCGGCCTGACGTGCGTCTGTCAGACCGCGCAATTGTTTGACCAACGCTTGCTGCTCGGCACTCAGGCCGGCTTGTTCGGCGATTTCCCGAGCCTCGGCGGCCGCGTTTTCCTCACCGTATTCGTTGGGATTGTGCGTCGCAGCGGTGACGTTCTTCAGCCCGGCAATGGTTTTGCCGAGACGACTGAGTTCGAAGTTGAAGTTGCCCTCAGGCAGATCCGCGAGGGTCTGCCCACGATTATCGAGCAGGCGCATCGGGAAATCCGGTCCGCAGGCCAGCGCCGAACCCAGCGGCAAGCAGAGGCTCAGGCAGAGCAGATGGCGGGGCCAGTTACGGGTCAACATGCGAACCTCCTTGATCAATATGTGCGCAACGCGCCCAACCGATGGCGCGTTGTCCGCCCGCCGGCAAGCGGCCGGCGCGCAGGCGGGTGAAGGTAAGCAGATCCGGGCTCTGTTGCAACGAGTAACCGGCGAGCGCATCGGCACCTTCACAGCTTTGCACCTGCAGCGTGATCCGCACCGGCCACGCACTGTCGAGATTGCCGGGGTTGTCGAGCCTGATGTCGTAGAGGCCCTCGCGTTCGCTTAACGTCACGCCGAGCTGACTGGCGAGTTGATCACCGCGGGCAACCGCCCTAAGGGTGGTCAGACTCCAGGCACGACGATCATTGGCCAGCGGCAAGCGAAACCAGATCAACCCGGCCAGATGCGCCGGCGGATCTTCGCGCAACGTCTTGCCGAGTTGGCTCAATTGCAGCGGATCGGCGAGCAGTTCCCGGCGCTCGCCACCGCGCTCAAGTTGCACCTCGCTTTCCACCACCGGCGCACCGCCGTCATCCGGCAATAGCGCGACGCCGTAAGCCGGCAGCGCGAGGTAAAAAGGTTTATCGGTGATACGCGCCCAGGCCTTGGCCCACTTCAACGCCTGATCGGAATCGAAGAGCCCTCGACGCGGGTCACTGACGGCGTGGACTTGCAACACGCTGCTGTCGACGGTTTGCAGGAGTACGGTCAATTGCGAACTATCGAGCCAGGCTGGCAGCGCGGTGATGCTTAACAGGATGTCCGTAGGCAATGCCACGCGCAGATGTTTGAGGAATTCAGCGTAAGCCGGCAAGCGTGCGTTACCGGCGTCGTGATCGATCTCGACGCCGCTCAGCGTCAGACCTTGCGCCTGCCAGTCGGCGAGCACCTGCAGAATCTGCGCGGTGACCTGATCCTGAGCCAGCGACTTGAGTTGGCCGTCGAGACGAATCACTGCAATCAACGGACGACCATCGGCTTTCAATAACGGCGCATCGATCCGCGCCCGGCTCCATCCGGCATTTGGAAAGGCTTGCAGGGCGAGGACGCGTAGCGTTGAGAAATCCTGGCGACTGTCACGCAGCGCCGCCTCGTGGGCCGGCGTCCATTGGCGTTGCCAGATGTAGAGTTGTTGGTCGAGGGGTGGCGCGTCCTGCTGCTTGCAAGCCACAAGCAAGATGCCCAAGAACAGACCGACAATAAACCGCATACCTTCCAACCCCCTGACACCACAAGGCTGCAAGGTTACACAAAAACCCTGTAGGAGCTGTCGAGTGAAACGAGGCTGCGATCTTTTGCTCTTTTTTTCAGGATCAAGATCAAAAGATCGCAGCGTGCCGCAGCTCCTACAGGGGTGCGGCGGGTTTACGGGCAATGATCACCTGGCTTTTCGCAACCACCGCATCCAGCGCCTGTTTGATCTGCGCACCACGCGGCGAGTCCAGCACCGCTTGCCAGGTGTCGGCCCAGTGATTGAGCAACGGATGATCCGGGTTGCTGAAATCGACCTTGGCTTCCCAGAACAGCAACATCCACATCGACCAGTAAAAACCGTACTGGCTGTGGCTGATGATCTCCAGCCCCGCTTCACTGACCATCGCCTTGAACTGTTCTTCGCTGATGATGCGAATGTGGTTGGGCTTCTGGAAATACTCGGCCGCGGCGATGTCTTTTTGCAGGTCTTCAGAGCTTGGATGCGGCACGCTCAGCAGGTACAGGGCCCCCGGCTTGCCGACGCGTACCAGTTCGGCAAGGAACTGCGCCGGGTCGTCGACGTGCTCGATGACTTCCGTGGAGACCACACGCGTGGCTGTGCCGTCGGCAATCGGCAGTGGATTGCAGTCGGTGACGTGGCATTCGATGTCCCGCGCTGGCGTATCGCTGAGACGCTGCCGGGTCGCTTCGACCTTCGCTCCGTCGATATCGGCAATGATGATCTTCGCCCCGCGCATGCCGCAGAAATGCACATTGCCGCCATCACCGCAGCCGACGTCGAGCAAGGTGTCGGCGGCGGTCACCGGAAAGCCTTTGAACAGCTCGCCGGTTTCCTGGTTGAACCAGCCACTGAGCATCGCATCGTGCAGGCCGAGCATGTACGGATCGGTCTTCTCGGCGACCGCCACGACAGGCTGCGCGGCGACCGGAGCAGGCGTGCCCGCCGTGAGTTTCTTCAAAAGGCTCAGCATGAGGTGGCTCCAGAGGATGGGATGGCGGTTCGGGACGTGCCGAGGCGTTTGACCAGCGCAGCGCCACGGTTGCGCATCGGCATTTCGATAAGGCGATAATTCAGTTCGCTAAGCAGTACGATCAGGCTGAACGCCAGCAGCAGTGTGACGATCGGATGCCCGGCGGGGCTGGGCAAACCGGCGCTCTGCAAACGGAAGATCAGTTCACGCACCAGTTGATAGGCCGGAATGTGGATCAGGTACATACCGTAGGAGCGACTGCCGATCCACGCCAGCACACGCTGCATAGCACCGGCAGGCATCAGGTAGTCGCGGTTGTACGAAGCGATCCACACGAGCAAGGCGCCGAGTACGGCAATCGAGCCGATGCGGTAAGGAGCGAAGGTGAAACGGTCGGTGGCCATGAAGCTCAACAGTGATCCAATGGCGATCAACGCCGAAATTCCGGCCCACGGTCGACGCAGGAAGGTCGGCTGCCAGCGTTGATAACTCGGCTGCGCGCTCCACATCGCCAACAGCACGCCGAGGGCCAGCGCGTCTGTACGCACGACCATCAGCAACGGCGTGCGCACGGTCAGAATCTGCACCGCCACCAGCGCCAGCAACGCCCAGACCAGACGCTGGCGAAACAGCAGAATCAACAGCGGGAACAGCAGATAAAACTGCTCCTCCAGCGCCAGGCTCCAGTAAACGAAACTGCTGCCGTACTCGTAATGAAAGAAGCTGTCGGCAAAACGGAAGTTCGCGTACTGCAGCACCCCGGCCAGCGTCGCTTGCAGGTTGGCGCTCAGCGTGCCGAACGCCCCGGAGCGGTTGAGAAACACGCAGGCCAGCAGCATCAGCGCCAGCCACAACCAAGCTGACGGCAACAAGCGAAACGCCCGGCGCAGCCAGAAATTGCGGGTCTCCTGCCAGTATTCCTGGCGCGTCGTACAGCCTTGCAGCGTCGGGATCAGGCTACGGGCGATGACAAACCCGGAGATAGCGAAGAACAGATCGACGCCCCACCACGGCTGCGCCCAGCCATGAATCTTCTCCAGCAACGGCACCGGGTCGGTGAACAGGCTGCCCTGCATGTGGTGGAACAACACGCCCAACACGGCAATCGCGCGCAGGACTTCAATGTCCATGATCCGTTTGCTGCTCATGCTTCGGGGGTTTCCAGGGCCATGGTGCGCTCTTCGAACAATTGCGCGAGGAACACTTGCAGACGCTGTTCCGCCACAGCCTGACTGCAGAAACCTTGCAGGCTGCTGACGGCTTGCGCCGACATCTGTGCGTAACGCGCCGGGTGGTTTTTCGCCACGTCGTAACTGGCCTTGTAGGCTTCACACAACGACGCCCAGTTGGTTACGTAACGCAAGGTGCGAAAGGCTCGACGCGGATCGTGCGGCCAGGCGGTGAGTTCATCCGTGGACTCGATCAGAAAGGCATTGTCGGCGCTCAGGTAATCGATCATCGCCGTGGTGCGCGGCGCCACCGCCGGTTTGCCGCAGGACATGAATTCCATCAGCGGCAAGCACTGGCCTTCGCCATACGAGGTGTTGACCACATAACGGGTGGCCTGCACCAGACGCTCGTAATCCGGATCAGCGAGGTAGCCATAAATCAGCACGATGCGGCAACGGTAGGACTGGTTTTTATAGAGGTGATGGAGGATGTCGCCGAGCGCTTCTTCGGCATCGTGATGGGTCAGTTTGAGGACCAGCGTGGCGTCTTCGACGTCGCGGAAACTGACACAGAAAGCGCTGAGCATGTCTTCCCAGTTCTTGCGCCCGTCGCCGGGATTGAACACCGAGGTGTACACCACGCCGTCGAGCAACAGCTCTTGTTCGGTGACCGGCGCAGTGAAATCGATGCCCTCACCACTGCGCAGATGCGCTGGACCAAAGGCATTCAAGTCGAGCTTGCGACTGTCCGCCACCAGCCCTTTGATAGTCAGGCGCAGCGGCCCCGTCGAGGTTTGCCCCTGCAACTGCGCGCCACGGGCCGCAAAGCGATCCCACACCGGTGCCGGCACCGCAACGATCGGGTAGTCATCCGTCATCGCTTCGCGCACGGCGTTGACCGTGTAATTGGAATGGGTGATCGCTGCGCCACAGGCTGCCAGCACCGTACGCCAGTCGTTGCGCGATTCACCGGCGAACGGCTCGTTGGGGATGGTGCTGAATTCCCATGCAAACACCGGCAACGTCGGACACGCCAGGTGCACCGGGGTGCGATGCGGCGGCGAGAACGACAGAAATACACACGGCTCACCACGGCTCAGGCATTCCCGGTACAGCGCATCGATCTCGGCTTGCGGATCGAGCACTTCCACCACCCGCCCGAGCCGTTCGAGCACCGGACGGTATTCCTTGAGCACGAAGTAATAGCTGTACTCCGAACGCCCGAGGTTCTGCGCGATGGTGTGCTGGTTGGTTTCTGAATGAATGATGATCAGCATGAGGCGTTATCCGTCACGGGCGCGGCATCGGCAGCCTCGGGGGCCAGCGCGAAAAAATCCGCCATGCGTTTTTGTACCGGGGCGAACGCGCAGTAATCGTGCATGCGTTCGATGGCGGCCGCCGACATCTGCTGATAATCCAGTTGCCGGGTCTTGGCCATCCGATAACTGTTTTCGTAGGCGTTTTTCAGCGAGCCCCAGTCCGGGCGATAGCGCAAAGTACGGTAGATGATGCGCGTGTCCTGCGGCCAGATTGTCAGCTCTTCGCTGGACTTGATCACGAATGCCACCGAATCATCGATGTAATCTTCCATCGCCGTGTGATCAGGGGCGATCACCGGTGTGCCGCTGGACATGAACTCCATCAGCGGCAGGCACAGGCCTTCACAGCGCGAGGCGTTCACGTAGAAACTCGCGGCCTGATACAGCCTGGCGTACTGCGCGTCGTCGAGGTAACCGTGCATCACCACCACCCGGCAGGCGAACGGTGTGAGTTGCGCAAGCAATGTCATCAACTCGCAGTAGTAGGAAGCCAGATCGTTCTGGGTAATCTTCAACACAAGCGTCGCGTCGGACGTTTCGCGAAACGCCCAACAGAATGCGGTGATCAGTTGATGCCAGTTCTTGCGGCCATCCTTGGGGTTGAACACGGTGACATAAACCACACCGTCGACCGTGGTTTCGACCACCGAAGTGGTGTCCGGCAAGCTCAGCGTCACCGGTTCGACGACGGGTACCGGCAGCGGCCCACACACCGCCGGCAAGCGTTGTTCGAGCCAGCCGTGCAGCGTGTCTGGCACCAGATCGCGAATGCCTTCCCAATACCAGTTGTAGAGAAACTTCACCCGTGGCACCGGTTCTGCCTGCTCGAGTCCTAGATCCAGCGCCCATAGACGCAGGTAATGCCGGGCAATGACAAAGCGGCGTTTGAGGGTCAGCGGTGGCGGACGCGCGGCTTCGATTTCGGCCGCCAGCGCGGCTTCTTCTTCCGGCGTGATCGGTGTCGGGATCAGTGCATCGGCGCAGAGTCCGAGGGTGCGAGTATCGAAAATGCAGCCCTTGATCGCCAGCGAGGTGCCTGGATTGACTGGCGCACCCTGTGCCTGCTGACGGATCGCCGCGAAGTTTTCCCACAGCGGCGTGGGCAATACCAACACCGGGAAGTCTTCGCCCATGGCACGACGGATGGCTCGAGCGGTGTGGCTCGACAGCGTGATAACCCGCCCATGGCGAGCGAGCATCTGCGTCCAGTCCTGACGCGGGTCGTTGTCCCACTGTTCGTCAGGAATCGAGTCGAACTCCCAGGCCACCACACACACCGTCGGGCATTCGAGGTCGACCGGGGTTTTCTGCGGCGGAGTGAACGACAGGAACAGGCTGTCTTCGCCAGCGACGAGCAGTTGTCGATACAGCGGATCGACGTCGGCGGTGGACGCGACCACGTGCACGCGCCCAAGGCTTTCCAGCACCGGGCGATAGGCCTTGAGCACGAAGTAGTAACTGTATTCCGGACGGCCGAGACTCTGGCCGATGGAACTGTCATTGACGTCCGAATAAAGAATGAAATTCATGGCATCCCACGATGAAGGCGCCATCCCGGTACCTTCATGCTATGACGGCCGTGCGCTGGATCGAGTCGGCATGGCCGGCCCTCGTCCTTCGTCATCGGGTACGTCTTCGTTCTTGTTTTAGTGGTCGGTTTCACCCTGCGTCGCGGTTCTCGAATCAAAGCCCGGGATTTGGCGACGAGGGGCATTCTAAACACATCCGTCAGGGATTCGTGAACCGCCCGGCGAGAATAAATCCGCTACGCTGACGAGAACTGACCAGTCACGGTATGGCCAGTTGAAATTGCTCGGCAATTGGCACAGATTGACAGCAAATAACTACAACAACGTTTTCGCCTGTCGTCTTAGCGGTTTTTTCCAACCGATCTGACAGACCCTTCTCTAAAGCCTGTAGGAAGTGCTGCGAAAACCAAGACCAAGGGGTCGCTGTTTGAAAAAGCGTCTGTTCGTCACGGGTCTCAGTGGATTCGTTGGACAACATATTCAGTCACGTCTGGCCTCGCCTGACTCTGCGTGGGAACTGCTGCCTGCAGCTTCACGTTACGACCTGACGGCTCCAGACAGCCTTGTCGACCTGTGGCCGCAAATGCCTGACGCGGTCATTCATCTGGCCGGCCAGACGTTCGTTCCCGAAGCCTTCCGCGACCCGGCACGTACCTTCGACATCAATCTGCTCGGTACCCTCAATCTGTTGCAGGCTCTCAAGGCCCGAGGTTTTCAGGGCACCTTCCTGTACGTCAGCTCCGGTGACGTTTACGGCCAGGTCAGCGAAAGCGATCTGCCAATCACCGAACAACAAGCGCCCTGCCCGCGCAATCCGTATGCGGTGAGCAAACTCTCGGCCGAGTTTCTCAGCCTGCAATGGGGTTTGAGTGAGGACTGGCCGGTGCTCGTCGCGCGGCCGTTCAACCACATCGGCGCAGGACAGAAAGAAGGTTTCGTCATCGCCAGTGCTGCCCGTCAGATCAATCGCATCAAACAGGGCCTGCAAGCCCCGCAACTGGAAGTCGGCGATATCGACGTCACGCGGGATTTCCTCGATGTCGGCGATGTGATTTCGGCCTATTTCGCGCTGCTGGACAAAGGTCTACCGGGACAGGTTTACAACATCTGCTCAGGGCGCGAGCAGAGCATCCGCAGTCTGATTGAACAACTGGCCGATCTGGCCGAAACGCCAGTGCAACTGGTTCAAGATCCGGCACGCATGCGCCGCGCCGACCAGCGTCGCGTTTGCGGCAGTCACACCAAGCTGACCCGGACCACCGGATGGACACCTGAAATCACAACACAACAATCCCTGCGGGCGATCCTGTCCGACTGGGAGAAGCGAGTAAAACAAGAATGACTAAAAGTGCACTGATCACAGGGATTACTGGCCAGGACGGCGCCTATCTGGCCAAACTGTTGCTCGACAAGGGCTACAAGGTTCATGGCCTGGTAGCACGACGCAGCAGCGATTCGCGCTGGCGCCTGCGCGAGATGGGTGTCGAAGCCGACATCGTTTATCTCGATGGCGACATGGCTGATGCCTGCTCGGTGCAGCGTGCAGTCATCAAGTCGGCGCCGGACGAGGTCTATAACCTCGCCGCGCAAAGCTTTGTCGCCGCCTCGTGGGATCAACCGGTGACCACCGGCATCGTCGACGGCCTGGGCGTTACCCATCTGCTTGAGGCGATCCGTCAATTCAGCCCGCACACCCGCTTCTATCAGGCTTCGACCAGTGAAATGTTCGGTCTGATCCAGGCTGAGCAGCAGGACGAAAACACACCGTTTTACCCACGCAGCCCTTACGGGGTGGCCAAGCTGTACGGCCACTG encodes:
- a CDS encoding class I SAM-dependent methyltransferase — its product is MLSLLKKLTAGTPAPVAAQPVVAVAEKTDPYMLGLHDAMLSGWFNQETGELFKGFPVTAADTLLDVGCGDGGNVHFCGMRGAKIIIADIDGAKVEATRQRLSDTPARDIECHVTDCNPLPIADGTATRVVSTEVIEHVDDPAQFLAELVRVGKPGALYLLSVPHPSSEDLQKDIAAAEYFQKPNHIRIISEEQFKAMVSEAGLEIISHSQYGFYWSMWMLLFWEAKVDFSNPDHPLLNHWADTWQAVLDSPRGAQIKQALDAVVAKSQVIIARKPAAPL
- a CDS encoding Lrp/AsnC family transcriptional regulator; translation: MKLDAFDRKILAALQRNGRLSNVELADEIGLSASPCLRRVRMLEDAGVIRGYQANLDRDEVGLGLTVFVGVKVERHNDEQAEAFYAAVTALPEVISAFLVSGESDFLLQVVVPDLRAYDRFLSGCLLKLPGVSDIRSNFAIHTVKTPGALPLGHLPA
- a CDS encoding GDP-mannose 4,6-dehydratase, whose translation is MKKRLFVTGLSGFVGQHIQSRLASPDSAWELLPAASRYDLTAPDSLVDLWPQMPDAVIHLAGQTFVPEAFRDPARTFDINLLGTLNLLQALKARGFQGTFLYVSSGDVYGQVSESDLPITEQQAPCPRNPYAVSKLSAEFLSLQWGLSEDWPVLVARPFNHIGAGQKEGFVIASAARQINRIKQGLQAPQLEVGDIDVTRDFLDVGDVISAYFALLDKGLPGQVYNICSGREQSIRSLIEQLADLAETPVQLVQDPARMRRADQRRVCGSHTKLTRTTGWTPEITTQQSLRAILSDWEKRVKQE
- a CDS encoding glycosyltransferase produces the protein MNFILYSDVNDSSIGQSLGRPEYSYYFVLKAYRPVLESLGRVHVVASTADVDPLYRQLLVAGEDSLFLSFTPPQKTPVDLECPTVCVVAWEFDSIPDEQWDNDPRQDWTQMLARHGRVITLSSHTARAIRRAMGEDFPVLVLPTPLWENFAAIRQQAQGAPVNPGTSLAIKGCIFDTRTLGLCADALIPTPITPEEEAALAAEIEAARPPPLTLKRRFVIARHYLRLWALDLGLEQAEPVPRVKFLYNWYWEGIRDLVPDTLHGWLEQRLPAVCGPLPVPVVEPVTLSLPDTTSVVETTVDGVVYVTVFNPKDGRKNWHQLITAFCWAFRETSDATLVLKITQNDLASYYCELMTLLAQLTPFACRVVVMHGYLDDAQYARLYQAASFYVNASRCEGLCLPLMEFMSSGTPVIAPDHTAMEDYIDDSVAFVIKSSEELTIWPQDTRIIYRTLRYRPDWGSLKNAYENSYRMAKTRQLDYQQMSAAAIERMHDYCAFAPVQKRMADFFALAPEAADAAPVTDNASC
- a CDS encoding LysE family translocator, with the translated sequence MASLWLFFLALAVVYLLPGPDMILLLQTGARQGRGAALATAVGLGIARGCHVALAALGLAALFKAAPWTFEVVRLAGATYLLWIGIQCLRSTLLPNLNTGEAGEAHGQWREAVRRGLLTNLLNPKALLFCSVLLPQFIVNDGAPVLSQFAVLGMLLVGVGLLFDSAYALTGAALGRWLQHSPTAQRVQQWLFGSLLIGFAVRLTFVQQA
- a CDS encoding DUF3142 domain-containing protein, giving the protein MRFIVGLFLGILLVACKQQDAPPLDQQLYIWQRQWTPAHEAALRDSRQDFSTLRVLALQAFPNAGWSRARIDAPLLKADGRPLIAVIRLDGQLKSLAQDQVTAQILQVLADWQAQGLTLSGVEIDHDAGNARLPAYAEFLKHLRVALPTDILLSITALPAWLDSSQLTVLLQTVDSSVLQVHAVSDPRRGLFDSDQALKWAKAWARITDKPFYLALPAYGVALLPDDGGAPVVESEVQLERGGERRELLADPLQLSQLGKTLREDPPAHLAGLIWFRLPLANDRRAWSLTTLRAVARGDQLASQLGVTLSEREGLYDIRLDNPGNLDSAWPVRITLQVQSCEGADALAGYSLQQSPDLLTFTRLRAGRLPAGGQRAIGWARCAHIDQGGSHVDP
- a CDS encoding glycosyltransferase, whose translation is MLIIIHSETNQHTIAQNLGRSEYSYYFVLKEYRPVLERLGRVVEVLDPQAEIDALYRECLSRGEPCVFLSFSPPHRTPVHLACPTLPVFAWEFSTIPNEPFAGESRNDWRTVLAACGAAITHSNYTVNAVREAMTDDYPIVAVPAPVWDRFAARGAQLQGQTSTGPLRLTIKGLVADSRKLDLNAFGPAHLRSGEGIDFTAPVTEQELLLDGVVYTSVFNPGDGRKNWEDMLSAFCVSFRDVEDATLVLKLTHHDAEEALGDILHHLYKNQSYRCRIVLIYGYLADPDYERLVQATRYVVNTSYGEGQCLPLMEFMSCGKPAVAPRTTAMIDYLSADNAFLIESTDELTAWPHDPRRAFRTLRYVTNWASLCEAYKASYDVAKNHPARYAQMSAQAVSSLQGFCSQAVAEQRLQVFLAQLFEERTMALETPEA
- a CDS encoding acyltransferase, whose product is MSSKRIMDIEVLRAIAVLGVLFHHMQGSLFTDPVPLLEKIHGWAQPWWGVDLFFAISGFVIARSLIPTLQGCTTRQEYWQETRNFWLRRAFRLLPSAWLWLALMLLACVFLNRSGAFGTLSANLQATLAGVLQYANFRFADSFFHYEYGSSFVYWSLALEEQFYLLFPLLILLFRQRLVWALLALVAVQILTVRTPLLMVVRTDALALGVLLAMWSAQPSYQRWQPTFLRRPWAGISALIAIGSLLSFMATDRFTFAPYRIGSIAVLGALLVWIASYNRDYLMPAGAMQRVLAWIGSRSYGMYLIHIPAYQLVRELIFRLQSAGLPSPAGHPIVTLLLAFSLIVLLSELNYRLIEMPMRNRGAALVKRLGTSRTAIPSSGATSC